One Thermodesulfobacteriota bacterium DNA window includes the following coding sequences:
- the radC gene encoding DNA repair protein RadC, translating to MGNKGEYVKGNLLNKLDKTKKTDGIKNWPRSERPRELLLEKGTEYVSDAGLVAILLRTGIKGKDAVSLGRELLEQFGGLGGLLHANRKALEEIKGLGTAKIAQLLAATEIAKRQLKEEIIGKAVINGPEDVLEYLSLSMSNLKEEVFKVIYLNSANMVLAAEDLFKGTVDQSAVYPREIIKKAFELNASGLIFVHNHPSGSLKPSKHDLSLNERLVKACHAVDLTPLDHLIIGSAGYISFKEKGLFMK from the coding sequence ATGGGGAATAAAGGAGAGTATGTCAAGGGTAATTTGCTTAATAAGCTGGATAAAACTAAGAAAACTGATGGAATAAAGAATTGGCCAAGGTCAGAGAGACCTCGGGAGCTATTATTGGAGAAAGGCACTGAATATGTATCCGATGCCGGATTGGTAGCTATATTACTCCGTACAGGCATAAAGGGAAAGGATGCGGTCTCGCTGGGAAGAGAACTTCTTGAACAGTTTGGTGGCCTTGGGGGGTTACTGCATGCCAATAGAAAGGCACTGGAAGAAATTAAAGGTTTAGGGACCGCCAAGATTGCGCAGTTGCTTGCAGCTACTGAGATTGCAAAGCGGCAATTGAAAGAAGAGATCATTGGTAAGGCTGTTATTAACGGACCTGAGGATGTGCTTGAATACCTTTCTTTATCGATGTCAAATCTAAAAGAAGAGGTTTTCAAGGTTATTTATCTGAATAGCGCCAATATGGTCCTGGCTGCCGAGGATTTGTTCAAGGGCACTGTCGATCAATCCGCTGTCTATCCCAGGGAGATAATCAAAAAAGCCTTTGAATTGAATGCCTCCGGGCTCATCTTCGTTCACAATCATCCTTCAGGGAGTTTAAAGCCTAGCAAGCACGATTTGTCATTGAATGAAAGACTGGTTAAAGCCTGCCATGCTGTTGACCTGACACCGCTCGATCACCTGATAATAGGTTCTGCCGGATACATCTCATTTAAGGAAAAAGGGCTATTTATGAAATAA
- a CDS encoding PIN domain-containing protein: protein MDSKFKYVFLDAMIFLHFKPVEQIDWPSLLNSMPVRLTLTRITIRELDKHKSVHPSPKIKDRARRTLKKIEAFLKSPDMPIREGVEITFYDEMPSLDYPSYGLNPDWSDDILIATILSYAQKWDRNSIVLVTDDTGMRIKANSLDIETFELPDDLRLPIEPDPLVEENRKLREKLTILSATLPELHLYFDNGESFKKFEFDTEGYETVEKRISRITAEVEKERKKREYTPNVLLHVSSMHSPTQQEMERFKRDLNEYLKQYESYLNDLSDWKLSKSKIFAIEFNVVNEGNAPAEDIDILIYFPDGFLIRKEDDLPAIPKPPKEPIPPKSTLELIQSRFDIIKNFSLPSYDQSILSSLSRNVPRNVSGPKIKRTESYKVEYHISRLKHGFSIKLDAVYLDFSESVGIKSFEAKYWINAGNMPESAEGSLHVIFESKIL, encoded by the coding sequence ATGGATTCAAAATTTAAATATGTTTTCCTTGATGCGATGATTTTTTTGCATTTTAAACCTGTTGAGCAAATTGATTGGCCTAGCTTACTCAACAGCATGCCAGTTCGGTTAACTCTCACCCGTATTACCATTAGAGAGCTAGATAAGCACAAATCAGTACATCCATCTCCTAAAATTAAGGATCGAGCGAGAAGAACTTTGAAAAAGATTGAAGCTTTTTTGAAGTCACCAGATATGCCAATAAGGGAAGGCGTTGAAATAACTTTTTATGACGAAATGCCGTCACTAGATTACCCTTCCTATGGTCTAAATCCTGATTGGTCCGATGACATTCTTATCGCCACAATTCTTTCTTATGCGCAAAAATGGGACAGAAATAGTATCGTTTTAGTAACAGACGACACCGGTATGAGGATTAAAGCCAACTCTCTTGATATTGAAACATTTGAACTGCCAGACGATCTTCGTCTCCCAATTGAACCTGACCCTTTGGTTGAAGAGAACCGGAAGCTTAGAGAGAAGCTTACAATACTGAGCGCAACTTTGCCGGAATTGCATCTCTATTTTGACAATGGAGAATCCTTTAAGAAATTTGAATTCGACACCGAGGGGTATGAAACAGTTGAGAAACGAATATCTCGGATAACTGCTGAAGTAGAAAAAGAGAGAAAGAAAAGGGAATATACCCCAAATGTATTGCTTCATGTTTCTAGCATGCATTCTCCAACTCAGCAAGAGATGGAGCGTTTCAAAAGAGACCTGAACGAATATTTGAAACAGTACGAATCCTACCTAAACGATCTTAGTGATTGGAAGCTTTCCAAGTCTAAGATATTCGCAATAGAATTTAATGTTGTTAATGAAGGTAATGCACCTGCTGAAGATATTGATATTCTAATTTACTTTCCTGACGGCTTCTTGATTCGGAAGGAGGATGATTTGCCAGCAATACCAAAACCACCGAAGGAACCAATTCCGCCGAAATCAACTCTTGAATTAATTCAAAGCCGTTTCGATATTATTAAAAATTTTAGCTTACCTTCATATGATCAATCCATCCTTTCATCACTTTCTAGAAATGTCCCGAGAAACGTCTCTGGTCCCAAGATAAAGCGAACTGAAAGCTATAAGGTTGAATACCACATAAGTCGACTAAAACATGGGTTTTCTATAAAACTTGATGCCGTATATTTAGACTTTTCTGAATCCGTTGGAATTAAATCTTTCGAGGCTAAATATTGGATCAACGCAGGGAACATGCCAGAAAGTGCAGAAGGCAGCCTGCATGTAATATTTGAATCCAAAATCTTATAA
- a CDS encoding HEPN domain-containing protein, which translates to MPSKAYKAFNKNASDIQRLLDVHEEQSGTSPGRRYRLEVLNKSAIVLITSFWEAYCEDLAAEGLEHIVTHSTSSASLPKEIKQVVAKELRKDANELAVWSLCGDGWKQILRSNLQRLRDQRNKKLNTPKTENIDELFYNALGIPHVSSSWRWAKKMTANRAREKLDKYVTLRGEIAHRGKAAKAVTKAQVQDYFEFIKKLASKTGGTVNTHVGKITGKHLWPILRRRIVS; encoded by the coding sequence ATGCCAAGCAAAGCATACAAAGCCTTTAATAAGAACGCGAGTGATATCCAGCGGCTCTTAGATGTCCACGAAGAACAAAGTGGAACCTCTCCGGGTCGGCGATATAGACTCGAGGTTTTGAATAAGAGCGCCATCGTTCTCATAACTTCCTTCTGGGAGGCATACTGCGAGGACTTGGCCGCTGAAGGCCTTGAGCACATTGTGACACACTCCACGTCCTCCGCTTCTTTGCCAAAGGAAATAAAGCAGGTTGTCGCCAAAGAGCTCAGGAAAGATGCGAATGAATTGGCTGTTTGGTCTCTTTGCGGGGACGGCTGGAAACAAATCCTCCGTTCTAACCTCCAACGCTTACGAGATCAACGAAACAAGAAATTGAACACACCAAAGACCGAAAATATAGATGAGTTGTTCTATAACGCTTTAGGTATACCTCATGTCTCGTCGTCATGGCGATGGGCAAAGAAAATGACCGCGAACAGAGCCCGCGAGAAACTCGATAAGTATGTAACCTTGCGGGGAGAGATTGCACACAGAGGAAAGGCAGCAAAAGCTGTAACAAAGGCCCAGGTCCAAGATTACTTTGAGTTTATCAAAAAGCTGGCTTCAAAAACAGGTGGCACTGTCAATACGCATGTGGGCAAGATTACCGGCAAACATCTATGGCCAATTCTAAGGCGTAGAATCGTTTCATAG
- a CDS encoding DUF2939 domain-containing protein has translation MKKISIIGGFLIVVAIVGFLYVKGTPQYSLYQFRNAVENHDADTAIKYFDVDSIVDNLMTDFMKEEEAKKPKNGWEAMGQNFARGLMVLMLPRMKEAMKGQLKTAITTPSDDKTAVKDIKKGSISDFEIKTEGKMAIVSRKDDPKVKFKMVKTPEGYWKIVQLMMPETLQHVQK, from the coding sequence ATGAAAAAAATTAGCATTATAGGTGGTTTTCTCATCGTTGTCGCTATTGTTGGATTTCTTTACGTAAAAGGGACACCACAGTACTCTCTCTACCAGTTTAGAAATGCTGTAGAAAACCATGATGCCGATACTGCAATTAAGTATTTTGATGTGGATAGCATTGTCGATAATTTAATGACAGATTTTATGAAAGAAGAGGAAGCCAAGAAGCCTAAAAATGGATGGGAAGCAATGGGACAAAATTTTGCAAGAGGACTTATGGTGTTGATGTTGCCACGGATGAAAGAAGCAATGAAAGGACAATTGAAAACTGCGATAACTACACCATCTGATGATAAAACTGCTGTCAAAGACATCAAAAAGGGGAGCATCTCAGATTTTGAGATAAAAACTGAAGGCAAAATGGCGATTGTTTCCCGTAAGGATGATCCCAAAGTGAAGTTTAAAATGGTGAAGACGCCTGAGGGTTACTGGAAAATAGTTCAACTAATGATGCCCGAAACACTGCAACACGTACAGAAATGA
- the yidC gene encoding membrane protein insertase YidC: MEKRALIAVVLSLLVLFLYQYLVDKDKKMPANKEVQQTKVTEPKKEGLEGMAREERILPETGSKTPLVKVQKSTQKEEKEITVTTDLYTAIFTTRGAKLKSWKLEKYKDKIGKDAQSIDLVAGGKSEDYPLGLEFSKTDLYDIREALFEVNKDSLSLKERGKQGSVSFSWTSAEGIELIKTFTFSAGKYLVGLDVNITNLSDKDTKEDSVLSWKTKLDPSKKVDSYSFSGPVALVDGNLEEVKIKKLDEDKAYSGTIKWAGYEDKYFISSIIPKEPRKTKLRMSKPSEDVVSVDIIEPIELQHGGKMSYSYYLYLGPKDLDILKSVGADLQKSLDFGWFDIIAKPLLIFLKYINKGTHNFGLAIIVLTIVIKILFFPLTHTSYKSMKDMQKVQPLMLKLKKKYKDDKEKLNKEIMALYRSHKVNPLGGCLPMILQIPVFFALYKALLGSIELRHAPFIFWINDLSAKDPYYITPIIMGASMFIQQKMTPTVGDPTQAKIMLLMPIIFTIMFLNFPSGLVIYWLVNNVLSIGQQFYINKYTA, from the coding sequence AGGATTCTCCCTGAAACAGGGAGTAAAACGCCCCTTGTTAAAGTTCAGAAAAGTACACAAAAAGAGGAAAAAGAGATAACAGTAACAACGGACTTATACACAGCTATCTTTACCACTCGTGGTGCTAAACTGAAGAGCTGGAAACTGGAAAAATATAAAGATAAGATTGGAAAAGACGCTCAAAGTATAGACCTGGTGGCAGGCGGGAAATCGGAGGATTATCCGCTAGGCTTAGAGTTCTCTAAAACCGATTTGTATGACATCAGAGAGGCTTTATTCGAAGTGAATAAGGACTCTCTATCATTGAAAGAAAGAGGGAAACAGGGTTCCGTTTCTTTCTCCTGGACTTCTGCAGAAGGTATAGAACTTATTAAAACGTTTACCTTTTCTGCAGGTAAGTATCTAGTTGGCTTAGACGTAAACATTACGAATCTCTCTGATAAAGACACTAAAGAAGATTCTGTTCTCAGCTGGAAGACCAAACTTGACCCCTCAAAAAAAGTAGATAGTTATAGTTTTTCAGGCCCGGTAGCCCTGGTAGATGGAAACTTAGAAGAAGTAAAGATAAAAAAATTGGATGAAGATAAGGCATACTCTGGAACAATTAAATGGGCTGGTTACGAAGATAAGTACTTTATTTCTTCAATAATTCCTAAAGAACCCCGGAAAACAAAACTGAGGATGTCTAAGCCCTCTGAAGACGTTGTATCCGTTGATATTATTGAACCAATAGAACTCCAGCATGGAGGGAAAATGTCGTACAGCTACTACCTGTATCTAGGTCCTAAAGACCTTGACATACTGAAATCCGTTGGGGCTGATTTACAAAAATCCCTTGACTTTGGATGGTTCGACATTATTGCAAAACCTCTGTTGATCTTCTTAAAATATATAAATAAAGGCACCCATAACTTTGGACTGGCAATTATTGTTTTGACCATAGTTATAAAAATCCTCTTTTTCCCTCTGACTCATACCAGTTATAAGTCTATGAAAGATATGCAGAAGGTTCAACCCTTGATGCTTAAATTAAAGAAGAAGTACAAAGACGATAAAGAAAAATTAAACAAAGAGATAATGGCACTATATCGATCCCATAAGGTCAACCCATTGGGTGGATGTCTCCCTATGATTTTACAGATTCCTGTCTTTTTTGCTTTGTACAAAGCCTTATTGGGATCTATTGAGCTGAGACATGCCCCTTTTATCTTCTGGATTAATGATCTATCTGCAAAGGATCCTTATTACATTACCCCTATTATAATGGGGGCATCAATGTTTATACAGCAAAAGATGACGCCTACAGTTGGAGACCCAACTCAGGCAAAAATAATGTTACTGATGCCTATTATATTCACCATTATGTTCCTTAATTTTCCATCTGGGCTCGTCATTTACTGGCTGGTAAATAATGTGTTATCTATTGGCCAGCAGTTCTATATTAACAAGTATACGGCATAA
- the jag gene encoding RNA-binding cell elongation regulator Jag/EloR yields MVFIETDGKTVEEAIEKACQEFNLPEERLNIEIISGGTSGLFGLVGIKKAKIKASLKKVECINKLENAKKTLEDILARLKVDATVNAEELGDKILLNINGDGSGLLIGRRGQTLDALQHIVDKIVNRSSGDRKWIIIDTEGYRERRAESLKNLALKLGEKVKRLGKPVYITPLNAHDRRVIHLTLQGDAKLITKSKGDGHLRKVVISNKKGL; encoded by the coding sequence ATGGTTTTTATTGAAACAGATGGTAAAACAGTTGAAGAGGCGATTGAAAAGGCTTGTCAGGAATTTAATCTCCCTGAAGAGAGATTGAATATAGAAATTATTTCGGGTGGTACCAGTGGTTTATTTGGCCTTGTGGGAATAAAAAAGGCAAAGATTAAGGCCAGTTTAAAAAAGGTTGAATGTATAAACAAACTTGAGAACGCAAAGAAGACACTTGAGGACATCCTCGCCAGATTAAAGGTAGATGCCACTGTTAATGCCGAAGAACTTGGTGATAAAATACTTCTCAATATCAACGGAGATGGCAGTGGTCTGCTCATTGGCAGGAGAGGCCAGACGTTAGATGCTTTACAGCACATTGTTGACAAGATAGTCAACCGCTCCTCAGGAGACAGAAAGTGGATTATCATCGATACTGAAGGTTATAGGGAAAGAAGGGCAGAATCCTTAAAAAACTTAGCCCTAAAATTGGGTGAAAAGGTCAAAAGGCTTGGAAAGCCTGTTTATATAACCCCATTAAATGCTCATGACCGCAGGGTCATCCACCTGACCCTCCAGGGCGATGCCAAACTTATAACAAAGAGCAAGGGTGATGGGCACCTGAGAAAGGTGGTTATCTCCAACAAAAAAGGTCTATAA
- the mnmE gene encoding tRNA uridine-5-carboxymethylaminomethyl(34) synthesis GTPase MnmE, whose amino-acid sequence MIDEDTIAAIATPFGTGGIGIIKISGPKSFEIAKKIFRRKAQSSELKPYHLHYGEVIDTQDDSVIDEALLSFMQKPTSYTREDVVEINCHSGFLVLQKILEIVLKEGGRLAEPGEFTKRAFINGRIDLSQAEGVVDIVNSQTNASLRVATQQLKGVLSKEIIKLKEDLINVLTYIEASIDFPEEDINIIPPHEVLNKIKVLMDNIRRLIDSYEEGRFYREGISAIIIGKPNVGKSSLLNALLKEKRAIVTSIPGTTRDIIEEAISVEGFPLKIIDTAGIGDAKDIIEEEGIRLAKEKLTSADLVILVIDISQEMDQGNFGMVAELMGKKVIIALNKIDLVPESFISRAKNELKNYSVTPISALYSQGIEELKEAVFSAIIQHKLDTPPSVFITNIRHKIALEKALENLAHAGESLIKEMSPEFTALDIQLSLKCLGEIVGETTSEDILDRIFSEFCIGK is encoded by the coding sequence ATGATTGATGAAGATACAATAGCAGCCATAGCCACCCCATTTGGTACAGGTGGGATTGGAATCATTAAGATTAGCGGGCCTAAATCTTTTGAGATTGCAAAAAAAATTTTCAGGAGAAAGGCACAATCTTCCGAATTAAAACCCTACCATTTACACTATGGCGAGGTAATAGACACTCAAGACGACTCGGTAATAGATGAAGCCTTGCTGTCATTTATGCAAAAACCGACATCCTATACCAGAGAGGATGTGGTTGAGATAAACTGTCATAGTGGCTTTCTTGTTTTACAAAAAATCCTTGAAATCGTGTTAAAAGAAGGGGGCAGACTGGCAGAGCCAGGAGAATTCACAAAAAGAGCCTTTATCAACGGGAGAATTGACTTATCACAGGCTGAAGGAGTAGTTGACATAGTCAATTCCCAAACAAATGCCAGCCTTAGGGTAGCCACCCAACAACTAAAAGGTGTTTTATCAAAGGAGATAATTAAGCTAAAAGAAGACTTGATAAATGTGTTGACTTATATTGAAGCCTCTATCGATTTCCCGGAAGAAGACATCAACATAATCCCTCCTCATGAAGTGCTGAACAAGATCAAAGTATTGATGGACAATATCAGGAGATTAATAGATAGCTATGAAGAAGGAAGGTTTTATAGAGAAGGTATCTCAGCCATTATTATTGGAAAACCTAATGTAGGAAAATCAAGTTTGCTTAATGCCTTGCTCAAAGAAAAGCGGGCTATTGTCACCTCCATACCTGGAACAACCAGGGATATTATCGAAGAGGCAATCAGTGTTGAAGGATTCCCCTTGAAGATTATAGATACAGCAGGGATAGGAGATGCTAAAGATATTATTGAAGAAGAAGGAATCAGATTAGCCAAAGAAAAGTTGACATCCGCTGACCTGGTAATCCTGGTAATAGACATTAGCCAGGAAATGGACCAAGGTAACTTTGGCATGGTTGCAGAACTGATGGGTAAGAAAGTCATAATTGCATTGAATAAGATTGATTTAGTACCGGAGAGCTTCATTAGCAGAGCTAAGAATGAGTTAAAGAATTATTCCGTGACGCCCATCTCTGCTTTATATTCTCAAGGAATAGAAGAATTAAAAGAGGCGGTATTTTCTGCTATTATCCAGCATAAATTAGACACCCCCCCATCGGTATTCATCACTAACATAAGGCATAAAATAGCTCTGGAAAAGGCTCTGGAAAATCTGGCACATGCCGGAGAAAGCCTAATTAAAGAAATGTCCCCGGAATTTACGGCATTAGATATACAGCTTTCACTAAAATGTTTGGGCGAAATCGTTGGTGAGACCACGTCTGAGGATATTCTGGACAGGATTTTTTCAGAATTCTGTATTGGAAAATAG